A stretch of the Lolium perenne isolate Kyuss_39 chromosome 3, Kyuss_2.0, whole genome shotgun sequence genome encodes the following:
- the LOC139837963 gene encoding uncharacterized protein: MVDVVKDADVFRAQRHCLWAKEEDSSSVNALAAWSLVYRPKKHGGLGVRNLELQNKALLMKQIHKFYSKSSTPWVSLVWSLYGDGVPHAMTKRGSFWWKDIFSFVNEYRSITRSQIQSGSSTLFWKDFWTEGDLLCHQYPRLFSYALDEDISVARMASLDQLNSGFALPLSVEAFQEWQEVTQLIANTPISEHLPDLRIFCWGSKYTPSKFYNFLFAGLPSDIALNEIWNSKALPKLKVIHMMAHWVQL; encoded by the exons ATGGTTGATGTGGTTAAGGATGCTGATGTCTTCAG AGCACAAAGGCACTGTCTTTGGGCCAAAGAGGAGGATTCCTCATCTGTCAATGCCCTTGCTGCTTGGTCTCTGGTCTATCGTCCGAAAAAGCATGGGGGTCTGGGTGTTCGGAATTTGGAACTACAAAATAAGGCACTCCTGATGAAACAGATTCACAAATTTTACTCCAAATCTTCAACTCCTTGGGTGTCTTTGGTCTGGTCGTTATATGGTGATGGTGTACCGCATGCAATGACCAAAAGGGGTTCGTTTTGGTGGAAAGACATCTTCAGCTTTGTAAATGAGTATAGAAGTATCACACGGAGCCAGATTCAAAGTGGATCTTCGACTCTGTTTTGGAAAGATTTCTGGACTGAAGGTGATCTGCTGTGCCACCAGTACCCACGGCTATTTTCATATGCTCTAGATGAAGACATATCGGTTGCCAGGATGGCAAGCTTGGACCAGCTGAACTCTGGATTTGCTCTCCCCCTATCGGTGGAAGCATTCCAGGAATGGCAGGAAGTTACACAGCTAATTGCTAATACCCCAATATCGGAGCATCTGCCTGATTTGCGCATATTCTGCTGGGGCAGCAAATACACTCCTTCCAAGTTCTATAATTTCCTATTTGCTGGTCTTCCCAGTGATATTGCTCTAAATGAAATCTGGAATTCAAAGGCTCTACCCAAGCTGAAG GTTATTCACATGATGGCTCACTGGGTTCAGCTATGA